One Brassica oleracea var. oleracea cultivar TO1000 chromosome C7, BOL, whole genome shotgun sequence genomic window carries:
- the LOC106303337 gene encoding uncharacterized protein LOC106303337 — protein MVVIRDERAQETKYNKRNTYSPLGAENRDDGDHRGGGGCVMTVVVIKVFMVAVLALSTKKLAAGITLSAFSLLFLERVFTLLNLCPDAQVRLGTLIGKLIGRKRIEKLEESSSSQRDKVSFEIIESVEETSTLDKAEEREVQTIRDVVFTKEKSKSAKLRSKIVKKILPKKLRSYKKNRKMKLEEKERAVEVVEEEELLTEVSSLYSEDIMESKVSEGDEIGSNPPLLESCEEIEEEEEEESKGDLTKAIVLMIVIALAGLLSGKVVAIGLTLSSCLILRLVCCKSQTSL, from the exons ATGGTGGTCATCAGAGACGAAAGA GCCCAAGAGACTAAATACAATAAGA GGAACACATATAGTCCCCTCGGTGCGGAGAACAGAGACGACGGCGACCATCGCGGCGGAGGAGGATGCGTTATGACGGTGGTGGTGATTAAGGTTTTCATGGTGGCCGTGCTCGCCTTGAGCACGAAGAAGCTAGCCGCGGGGATCACTCTCTCCGCCTTCTCCCTCCTCTTCCTCGAGCGTGTGTTCACACTCCTAAATCTCTGCCCCGACGCGCAGGTTCGGCTCGGTACGCTGATTGGGAAGCTCATAGGTAGGAAGCGTATAGAGAAGCTAGAAGAATCGTCATCCTCACAGAGAGACAAGGTCTCTTTTGAAATCATCGAAAGCGTTGAGGAAACGTCGACATTGGATAAGGCGGAGGAGAGAGAGGTGCAGACGATCAGAGACGTGGTGTTCACGAAAGAGAAGAGTAAAAGCGCGAAGCTGAGATCAAAGATAGTGAAGAAGATTTTGCCGAAGAAGCTGAGGAGTTACAAGAAGAATAGGAAGATGAAGCTCGAAGAAAAAGAACGAGCGGTAGAGGTAGTAGAAGAAGAAGAGTTGTTGACTGAAGTTTCCAGTTTGTATTCCGAGGATATAATGGAGAGCAAAGTATCTGAGGGAGATGAGATTGGTTCGAATCCGCCATTGTTGGAGAGCTGTGAAGAGATCGAGGAAGAAGAAGAAGAAGAATCAAAAGGGGATCTAACGAAAGCGATTGTGCTGATGATAGTGATTGCTCTTGCTGGATTGTTAAGCGGCAAAGTCGTAGCTATTGGTCTGACACTCTCTTCGTGTCTGATTCTGAGATTGGTCTGCTGTAAATCTCAAACTAGTCTCTGA